The following are encoded in a window of Paraburkholderia hospita genomic DNA:
- the truA gene encoding tRNA pseudouridine(38-40) synthase TruA, translating into MARIALGIQYDGAAFCGWQSQPHGKTVQDALERALREFAQTPLQTVVAGRTDTGVHGLGQVAHFETELDRSDFSWVRGTNAFLPSTVAVQWAKPMPDTFHARFSAFERTYYYVLYVHPVRSPMLTGRAGWIHTPLDVDAMRDAAACLIGENDFSAFRSSECQAKTPVKHLYQIDIRPQGDFIHFRFRANAFLHHMVRNLMGCLVAVGRGRYPAAWLAEVLQGRDRKRAAPTFMPDGLYLAQVGYPEAFAVPAPQAGSVPWSTVWTDS; encoded by the coding sequence ATGGCTCGGATCGCGCTTGGTATCCAGTACGACGGCGCGGCGTTTTGCGGCTGGCAGTCGCAGCCGCACGGTAAGACCGTGCAGGACGCACTCGAACGGGCGCTGCGCGAATTCGCGCAGACGCCGCTGCAGACGGTCGTGGCAGGCCGCACGGATACGGGTGTTCACGGTCTCGGGCAGGTCGCGCATTTCGAGACGGAACTCGACCGCAGCGACTTTTCGTGGGTGCGCGGCACGAACGCGTTCTTGCCGTCGACAGTCGCCGTGCAGTGGGCCAAGCCGATGCCCGATACGTTTCACGCGCGCTTTTCGGCCTTCGAGCGCACGTATTATTACGTGCTGTACGTGCATCCCGTGCGCTCGCCGATGCTCACGGGTCGCGCCGGTTGGATTCACACGCCGCTCGACGTCGACGCGATGCGCGATGCCGCCGCCTGCCTGATCGGCGAGAACGATTTCTCGGCGTTCCGCTCGTCGGAATGCCAGGCGAAGACGCCCGTCAAGCATCTGTATCAGATCGATATCCGGCCACAGGGCGATTTCATCCACTTCCGCTTCCGGGCCAATGCCTTCCTGCATCACATGGTGCGTAACCTGATGGGTTGTCTCGTGGCCGTGGGCCGCGGGCGCTATCCGGCAGCGTGGCTCGCGGAGGTCCTGCAGGGCCGCGACCGGAAACGCGCGGCGCCCACCTTCATGCCCGACGGGCTGTATCTCGCTCAAGTGGGCTATCCTGAGGCGTTCGCCGTGCCTGCACCACAGGCGGGCAGCGTTCCGTGGAGTACCGTTTGGACCGACTCATGA